The following proteins are encoded in a genomic region of [Eubacterium] hominis:
- a CDS encoding ABC transporter substrate-binding protein, whose protein sequence is MKRLCKGLFAVCLLLTLTACGKSEASKASNITITDQAGREVTLEKPAEKVVSGYYIATSTLIGLGQEDKLVGVEMKADKRMIYKKAAPQVIDLPAMGNKKSFNVEECAKAKPDVVFLPNSLSSYIDKLEELGMKVIILNPETMSDYDEAIKIIAAVTGAKDEADAYFTYRDELEAKYLKLDTTPDKLVYFAGSELLEASGEHMFQGELIKKAGGVNVMKEGKDSTWMKINKEELLKKNPAYIFVENKGADINGFYDEAYRDIKAVKDKQVYEFPSKLETWDTPNLSSCLGELYMASVLYPEKVSKEDVIKEAKVFYQKFYQIDVDAKDLGL, encoded by the coding sequence ATGAAACGATTATGTAAAGGACTATTCGCTGTTTGTTTATTGTTGACATTAACAGCATGTGGGAAAAGCGAGGCTTCAAAAGCATCCAATATTACGATTACAGATCAGGCGGGTCGTGAAGTAACATTGGAAAAACCAGCTGAAAAAGTAGTCAGCGGATACTATATCGCTACTTCTACATTGATAGGACTAGGGCAGGAAGATAAGTTAGTCGGTGTGGAAATGAAAGCAGATAAACGTATGATTTATAAAAAAGCAGCCCCTCAGGTCATAGACTTACCAGCAATGGGCAATAAAAAATCATTCAACGTAGAAGAATGTGCGAAAGCCAAACCGGATGTTGTTTTTTTACCAAACAGCTTATCCAGCTATATTGATAAATTGGAAGAATTAGGTATGAAGGTCATTATTCTGAATCCAGAAACAATGAGTGATTATGATGAAGCAATCAAGATCATTGCTGCTGTAACAGGCGCAAAAGATGAAGCAGATGCATATTTTACATACCGTGATGAATTAGAAGCAAAATATCTAAAATTGGATACAACTCCAGATAAGCTTGTTTATTTTGCTGGAAGTGAATTGTTGGAAGCAAGTGGGGAACACATGTTTCAGGGAGAACTGATAAAAAAAGCTGGCGGTGTCAATGTGATGAAGGAAGGAAAAGATAGTACATGGATGAAAATCAATAAGGAAGAATTATTGAAGAAAAATCCAGCATATATCTTTGTGGAGAATAAAGGTGCAGATATCAATGGCTTCTATGATGAAGCGTATCGTGATATAAAGGCAGTGAAAGATAAACAGGTATATGAATTTCCAAGCAAACTGGAAACATGGGATACACCAAATCTTTCTTCCTGCTTAGGAGAATTATATATGGCATCCGTATTATATCCAGAAAAGGTTTCTAAAGAGGATGTGATCAAGGAAGCGAAAGTCTTCTATCAAAAGTTTTATCAGATCGATGTAGACGCAAAGGATTTAGGCTTATAA
- a CDS encoding iron ABC transporter permease, which yields MKQKAGFLALLTGLILVSFACGRYPLSLSQMIEALFHQGDAMIQSVIWNIRMPRILLVCICGGALALSGIIYQTIFKNPLASGDVIGASSGCSLGAVIAILFSQNTYLIELSAFITGLATVLFTIYLAGKVKGNRILNLVIAGLIMQAMMTSALMVLKINADPMHELASIEYWLMGGFNDASWTQVGITAVIVSLSFLGVYILRWQIQMLSFGEEANTLGINAKRIRFTALLLSTLMVSCVISIAGMVSWVGLLVPHIIRLLRKEALYQNMGITFLCGACFLLLCDTLARSLFTMELPISILTSFFGAVFLIVLFVKGRFPI from the coding sequence ATGAAACAGAAAGCAGGATTTCTTGCGCTATTGACAGGGTTGATACTGGTATCTTTTGCTTGTGGGCGTTATCCTTTATCACTTTCTCAGATGATAGAAGCGTTGTTTCATCAAGGGGATGCCATGATACAAAGTGTAATCTGGAATATCCGTATGCCAAGAATCCTGCTTGTTTGTATATGTGGAGGTGCTCTGGCTCTATCGGGTATCATCTATCAGACGATTTTTAAGAATCCCTTAGCATCAGGTGATGTGATTGGTGCCAGCTCTGGGTGCTCTCTTGGCGCAGTTATTGCGATATTGTTTTCCCAAAACACTTATCTGATTGAACTATCTGCATTTATCACAGGACTTGCGACTGTATTATTTACAATTTATCTGGCAGGCAAAGTCAAAGGAAATCGTATTTTAAATCTGGTGATAGCCGGATTGATCATGCAGGCGATGATGACCAGTGCTTTAATGGTTTTAAAAATCAATGCAGATCCTATGCATGAGTTAGCAAGTATTGAATACTGGTTGATGGGTGGCTTTAATGATGCGTCATGGACACAGGTAGGTATCACGGCAGTTATCGTATCACTTAGTTTTCTTGGGGTGTACATCTTGCGCTGGCAGATTCAAATGTTATCATTTGGAGAAGAAGCAAATACGCTTGGTATCAACGCAAAACGTATTCGCTTTACGGCATTGCTTTTGTCAACTTTAATGGTATCCTGTGTGATATCGATTGCCGGCATGGTAAGCTGGGTGGGACTTCTAGTGCCACATATTATCCGATTGCTGCGCAAGGAAGCACTTTATCAGAATATGGGAATCACATTCTTATGTGGTGCTTGTTTTTTATTGTTATGTGATACGCTGGCAAGAAGTCTTTTTACGATGGAGCTGCCCATCAGTATCCTGACAAGTTTCTTTGGGGCAGTCTTTTTGATCGTTTTATTTGTGAAAGGCAGGTTTCCTATATGA
- a CDS encoding ABC transporter ATP-binding protein produces MIDVKHVSVTLSDKKILQDISFQIPQGRILMVLGENGSGKTTLIKSMLQQLPYTGDILYQHQHISHMQEKERAKIFSYVPQIKELAMDMRVEDCIVAGCSRHLSIFEVPSNAQYEQVNALMEKFHLTHIKGKRLDEISGGELQMVYVARAFLQNACVMIMDEPCTYLDFKRQHMFLQETRRLCKEGKTIVLTIHDPNLALQYGDEIILLHKGKLKAHLKKETNDMEKECLRYYNELYGNHFTMSNMIEKGFLIWKE; encoded by the coding sequence ATGATCGATGTAAAACATGTTTCTGTCACACTTTCTGACAAAAAGATTTTACAAGATATCAGTTTTCAAATACCACAAGGCAGGATCTTAATGGTATTGGGTGAAAACGGCAGTGGGAAAACAACTTTGATCAAGAGTATGCTGCAACAGCTTCCGTATACGGGAGATATCCTGTATCAGCATCAGCATATATCCCATATGCAAGAAAAAGAGCGCGCTAAGATATTTTCATATGTACCCCAAATCAAAGAACTGGCAATGGATATGCGTGTAGAGGATTGTATCGTGGCAGGATGTTCACGTCATTTATCAATTTTTGAGGTTCCATCAAATGCCCAATACGAACAGGTAAATGCTTTGATGGAAAAATTTCATTTAACACATATCAAAGGAAAACGTCTGGATGAAATCAGCGGTGGAGAGTTACAAATGGTCTATGTTGCCAGAGCTTTCCTTCAAAATGCCTGTGTAATGATTATGGATGAACCATGCACCTATCTGGATTTTAAACGTCAGCATATGTTCTTACAGGAAACAAGGCGATTATGTAAAGAAGGAAAAACCATTGTATTAACGATTCATGATCCTAACCTTGCCTTGCAATATGGGGATGAAATCATCCTGTTACATAAAGGTAAATTAAAGGCACATTTAAAAAAAGAAACAAATGATATGGAAAAAGAATGTCTGCGATATTATAATGAATTATATGGCAATCATTTTACAATGAGCAATATGATAGAAAAAGGATTTCTAATATGGAAGGAGTGA
- a CDS encoding FAD binding domain-containing protein — MEGVSDLQILQYVKPKGLEEAYTLLTKNKNNQIIAGMMWLKMQERSIPTGIDLSDLGLDQIKEDEHGFAIGAMTTLRELELHPGLNALTDGLFQSAFQDIVGVQFRNMATLGGSLYSRFGFSDILSVLLVLDCDVYLYHTGKVNIKDYAQMKYERDILTHIYIRKEQLETLFLCMRKSATDISTLNMAIAKTKDAYRISIGARPKRAMRFDFPLDCDVETMKQSICDDLFADNMRGSKAYRIALKNAFLEKAMKQLGGCVCR; from the coding sequence ATGGAAGGAGTGAGTGATTTGCAAATTTTACAATATGTAAAACCAAAAGGTCTGGAAGAAGCATATACGCTTTTAACCAAAAACAAAAACAATCAGATCATCGCCGGAATGATGTGGTTGAAGATGCAGGAGCGAAGTATTCCAACAGGTATTGATTTATCTGATTTAGGACTGGATCAAATCAAAGAAGATGAACATGGCTTTGCAATCGGCGCAATGACAACGCTTCGTGAACTGGAATTACATCCAGGTCTTAATGCACTTACCGACGGGCTGTTTCAAAGTGCATTTCAGGATATCGTAGGGGTGCAGTTTCGTAATATGGCAACCTTGGGTGGTTCGCTGTATTCACGTTTTGGATTCTCTGATATTCTAAGTGTTTTACTTGTTTTGGATTGTGATGTATATCTGTATCATACAGGAAAAGTCAATATCAAAGACTATGCTCAAATGAAATATGAACGTGATATCTTAACACATATTTATATTCGCAAGGAGCAATTAGAAACATTATTTCTGTGTATGCGAAAAAGTGCGACAGATATTTCTACCTTGAATATGGCAATCGCAAAGACAAAAGATGCTTATCGTATCAGTATTGGCGCAAGACCAAAACGTGCCATGCGTTTTGATTTCCCGCTGGATTGTGATGTAGAAACGATGAAACAAAGTATTTGTGATGATTTGTTTGCGGATAATATGCGTGGTAGCAAGGCATATCGTATAGCATTAAAAAATGCATTCTTGGAAAAAGCAATGAAGCAGTTAGGAGGATGTGTATGCAGGTAA
- a CDS encoding 2Fe-2S iron-sulfur cluster binding domain-containing protein, with protein sequence MQVMIKVNGTMIKEDIKDDMLLLDFLRDHGCYSVKRGCETSNCGLCTVWMDEKPILSCGMLVARANGHEITTLEGLEKEAHEFAVFMANEGAEQCGFCSPGLIMNVLAMDKELDHPNVDEINHYLAGNLCRCTGYMGQLRAVEKYLARDKEGKA encoded by the coding sequence ATGCAGGTAATGATCAAAGTGAATGGTACCATGATCAAAGAGGATATCAAGGATGATATGCTGCTGCTAGATTTTTTAAGAGATCATGGCTGTTACAGTGTGAAAAGAGGCTGTGAAACGAGTAATTGTGGGTTATGCACTGTCTGGATGGATGAAAAACCGATTCTATCCTGTGGCATGCTTGTGGCACGTGCAAACGGGCATGAAATCACAACATTGGAAGGCTTGGAAAAGGAAGCACATGAGTTTGCGGTATTTATGGCAAATGAAGGCGCAGAACAGTGTGGCTTTTGTTCCCCTGGACTTATCATGAACGTACTTGCCATGGATAAAGAATTAGATCATCCAAATGTTGATGAAATCAATCATTACCTTGCCGGAAACTTATGCCGTTGTACAGGATATATGGGACAGCTGCGTGCTGTTGAAAAATACCTGGCAAGAGATAAGGAGGGGAAAGCATGA
- a CDS encoding molybdopterin-dependent oxidoreductase: protein MKYVNQPIVKKDAYALLSGKPVYCDDLALKDCLIIKLLRSPHAHAKIKSIDTTLAEKVPGIEAVYTYKDVPQERFTLAGQTFPEPSPYDRQILEDVVRYVGDEVAIVAGKDEACVNKALKLIKVEYEVLDAVLDFTKAIDNEVIVHPEDNYKTLCEIGNERMRNICSHDESVVGDLDAAFDQCDIILERDYHTKANAQAMMETFRSYAYVDAFDRLNVVSSTQVPFHVRRMLSNALGIPKTKIRVVKPRIGGGFGAKQTGCCEIFAAFVTWKLKKPSKIVYTREETFTASNSRHEMKMHVKIGAKQNGEILAIDLHTLSNTGAYGEHGSTTVGLSGHKSLPIYNHMLASRFHFDVVYTNTMQAGAYRGYGATQGQFAVESAVNELAEALHLDPCELRFMNMVKEGEVMPQYYGEQLNACALDRCLKKAMDMIGWKEKGIVRDMGDKMRGLGVALSMQGSGIANVDIASVIIKLQDDGFYTLAIGATDMGTGCDTILAQMAAECLECDVDQIVTQGVDTDASPYDTGSYASATTYVTGMSVVKACEVLKKQIIEEAAVLMEVEKEHISFDGKKIYAIEDGKEMSLSDFANICFAGGKGACLIANASHCSPTSPPPFMAGIAEVDVDKLTGEITMVDYVAVVDSGTIINPNLARIQVEGGIAQGIGMALYEDVTYSDTGKMRNNSFMQYKIPTRLDVGRIRVDFESSYEDSGPFGAKSIGEVVINTPSPAIASAVAHASGMHVRTLPITAEKVLLKQDED from the coding sequence ATGAAATATGTGAATCAGCCCATCGTAAAAAAAGACGCGTATGCATTATTAAGCGGGAAGCCGGTTTATTGTGATGATCTTGCGTTAAAAGACTGTCTGATCATTAAATTACTACGTTCTCCTCATGCCCATGCAAAAATTAAATCGATCGATACCACACTTGCAGAAAAAGTGCCTGGTATTGAAGCTGTTTATACCTATAAAGATGTACCACAGGAGCGTTTTACCCTAGCTGGGCAGACCTTCCCAGAACCATCTCCATATGATCGTCAGATTTTGGAAGATGTTGTTCGTTATGTAGGGGATGAAGTTGCTATCGTTGCAGGGAAAGATGAAGCATGTGTCAATAAAGCATTAAAATTAATCAAAGTAGAATATGAAGTGCTGGATGCTGTTCTTGACTTTACAAAAGCAATCGATAATGAAGTCATCGTACATCCAGAAGATAATTATAAAACGCTTTGTGAAATTGGAAATGAGCGGATGCGTAATATCTGTTCACACGATGAAAGTGTTGTTGGTGATTTAGATGCTGCATTTGATCAGTGTGATATTATCCTTGAACGTGATTACCATACCAAAGCCAATGCGCAGGCAATGATGGAAACATTTCGTTCTTATGCCTATGTAGATGCATTTGATCGTTTGAATGTTGTCAGCTCTACGCAGGTGCCCTTCCATGTTCGCCGTATGTTATCAAATGCTTTGGGTATTCCTAAAACAAAGATACGTGTTGTAAAACCAAGAATCGGTGGAGGCTTTGGCGCAAAACAGACAGGCTGTTGTGAAATCTTTGCGGCATTTGTGACATGGAAACTAAAGAAACCAAGTAAAATCGTTTATACAAGAGAAGAAACTTTTACTGCCAGCAATTCTCGTCATGAAATGAAAATGCATGTAAAGATTGGCGCAAAACAAAACGGAGAAATCCTTGCGATTGATTTACATACGTTGTCCAATACCGGAGCTTATGGAGAACATGGTTCTACAACCGTTGGATTAAGTGGTCATAAATCCTTGCCAATTTATAATCATATGCTAGCATCACGGTTCCACTTTGATGTTGTATATACCAATACGATGCAGGCAGGGGCATATCGAGGATATGGCGCAACGCAGGGACAGTTTGCGGTGGAATCCGCAGTCAATGAACTTGCGGAAGCTTTGCATTTGGATCCATGTGAATTACGCTTTATGAATATGGTTAAAGAAGGCGAAGTCATGCCACAGTATTATGGAGAACAATTAAATGCCTGTGCATTAGATCGCTGCCTGAAGAAAGCCATGGATATGATTGGCTGGAAAGAAAAAGGCATCGTGCGTGATATGGGAGATAAGATGCGTGGATTAGGGGTTGCCTTGTCTATGCAGGGAAGTGGAATTGCAAATGTGGATATCGCTTCTGTTATTATCAAATTACAGGATGATGGCTTTTATACTCTGGCAATCGGTGCAACAGATATGGGTACGGGCTGTGATACAATTTTGGCACAGATGGCCGCAGAATGTTTAGAATGTGATGTTGATCAGATTGTAACACAAGGTGTAGATACCGATGCATCCCCATATGATACCGGCTCTTATGCTTCTGCGACTACTTATGTGACAGGAATGTCTGTGGTAAAAGCCTGTGAAGTCTTAAAGAAACAAATCATAGAAGAAGCAGCTGTATTGATGGAGGTAGAAAAAGAACATATCAGCTTTGATGGTAAAAAAATATATGCAATTGAAGATGGTAAAGAAATGAGCTTGTCAGATTTTGCGAATATCTGTTTTGCGGGTGGCAAAGGTGCTTGTCTGATTGCAAATGCATCCCATTGTTCACCAACATCTCCACCTCCTTTTATGGCAGGTATTGCCGAGGTTGACGTGGATAAACTTACAGGTGAAATCACTATGGTGGATTATGTTGCGGTTGTGGATAGTGGTACTATCATCAATCCAAACCTTGCCAGAATTCAGGTAGAAGGTGGTATCGCACAAGGAATAGGAATGGCTTTATATGAAGATGTTACCTATAGCGATACAGGAAAAATGCGTAATAATTCCTTTATGCAATACAAGATACCGACACGTTTGGATGTAGGAAGAATTCGTGTAGATTTTGAAAGCAGCTATGAAGACAGTGGTCCATTTGGCGCAAAATCCATTGGAGAAGTTGTCATCAATACACCATCTCCTGCGATTGCTTCAGCTGTTGCCCATGCAAGCGGCATGCATGTAAGAACCTTGCCAATCACTGCTGAAAAAGTATTACTGAAACAGGATGAAGATTAA
- a CDS encoding nucleotidyltransferase family protein: protein MKINLVILAAGNSTRFQENKLLYPYHGIALVEHVFQHIPKACFDQVIVVTQYKKVEALAKQYDFVVVYNPSPEKGISYSLHLGLEASLTSDGCMFLAGDQPWLKTDSIKALCEHFDGTHILCASTHGIIKNPIIFPAAYYEELLSLVGDVGGKKVVHRHKEACILWEVDEHELYDVDTKANLKIF from the coding sequence ATGAAGATTAATTTAGTCATTTTAGCTGCTGGAAACAGTACAAGGTTTCAGGAAAACAAACTGTTATATCCATATCATGGAATCGCTCTTGTGGAGCATGTGTTTCAACATATCCCCAAAGCATGTTTTGATCAAGTTATTGTTGTGACACAATATAAAAAAGTAGAAGCATTAGCGAAACAATACGACTTTGTTGTGGTATATAATCCAAGTCCTGAAAAAGGAATCTCATATTCCCTGCATCTTGGATTAGAAGCAAGTCTAACATCTGATGGCTGTATGTTTTTGGCAGGAGATCAGCCATGGTTGAAGACCGACAGCATCAAAGCATTATGTGAGCATTTTGATGGCACCCATATTTTGTGTGCATCTACACATGGTATTATAAAAAACCCAATTATTTTTCCAGCTGCGTATTATGAAGAGCTTTTATCGCTGGTGGGAGATGTTGGTGGAAAAAAAGTGGTGCACCGTCATAAAGAAGCATGCATATTGTGGGAAGTGGATGAACATGAGCTATATGATGTTGATACAAAAGCAAATCTGAAGATTTTTTAA
- a CDS encoding MATE family efflux transporter: MMEKNDFTKGKISRNILNLAVPMTLAQLINVLYNIIDRVYIGRLPHVASHALAGVGITFPIITIVIAFANLIGMGGAPLFSIERGKNNQSKAEEIMGNSFALLIICGIILTIVIFLFKEPILYLFGASDTIFSYANDYISIYLCGSIFVMISLGMNSFINAQGFGKTGMYTVLIGAILNLVLDPLFIFVFDLGVKGAAIATIISQFVSALWVLYFLSGGDTIIKLKRESMHLKLCLVKEIITLGMSGFVMAITNSLVQIVCNATLQQYGGDIYISVMTVLNSIREVITMPVSGITNGSQPVMSFNYGAGCFRRVKKCIRFMSVVCVSYMVIMWLITLAIPDIFIKIFNDDALLLEKGVPAVRLYYFGYFMMAFQFCGQSSFVALNKSRQAIFFSLFRKVIIVVPLTLWLPTIPSLGVMGVFLAEPISNFIGGSASFLTMLVSVYRKLPARDDRIASLEEMSMVQ; encoded by the coding sequence ATGATGGAAAAAAATGATTTTACAAAAGGAAAGATTTCAAGAAATATACTGAATCTAGCAGTGCCGATGACATTAGCACAACTCATCAATGTGTTATACAACATCATTGACCGTGTGTATATCGGTCGTTTGCCACATGTGGCCAGCCATGCATTAGCTGGGGTGGGTATCACATTTCCAATTATCACAATTGTCATAGCTTTTGCGAATCTGATTGGTATGGGTGGTGCACCACTGTTTTCCATTGAACGGGGAAAAAACAATCAGAGTAAAGCAGAAGAAATCATGGGGAATTCATTTGCGTTATTAATTATATGTGGTATTATATTGACCATTGTGATCTTTTTATTTAAGGAGCCAATCCTTTATCTATTTGGTGCGAGTGATACGATATTCTCATATGCCAACGATTATATTTCTATATACTTATGTGGCAGTATCTTCGTGATGATTTCTTTGGGTATGAATAGTTTTATCAATGCACAGGGCTTTGGCAAAACGGGTATGTATACGGTACTCATAGGCGCCATTTTAAATTTGGTATTAGATCCATTATTTATCTTTGTCTTTGATTTAGGTGTCAAAGGTGCGGCGATTGCGACAATTATTTCACAATTTGTATCTGCGCTATGGGTATTGTATTTTCTAAGCGGTGGGGATACGATTATAAAACTAAAACGTGAATCCATGCATTTAAAGCTTTGTCTTGTTAAAGAAATTATAACACTAGGAATGTCTGGTTTTGTGATGGCTATCACAAACAGCCTTGTACAAATTGTATGTAATGCGACCTTACAACAATATGGCGGGGATATTTACATCAGTGTCATGACCGTTTTAAATTCCATCCGTGAAGTCATCACGATGCCGGTTAGTGGAATCACCAATGGTTCCCAACCGGTTATGAGCTTTAATTATGGCGCAGGATGTTTTAGACGGGTAAAAAAATGTATTCGCTTTATGAGTGTCGTCTGTGTCAGCTATATGGTGATCATGTGGTTAATCACTCTGGCGATACCAGATATCTTTATTAAAATATTTAATGATGATGCATTACTGCTTGAAAAAGGTGTACCGGCAGTACGGTTGTATTATTTTGGCTATTTTATGATGGCTTTTCAATTCTGTGGACAATCAAGCTTTGTGGCTTTAAATAAAAGCCGACAGGCAATCTTCTTCTCTTTATTTCGTAAAGTCATCATCGTAGTGCCATTGACTTTATGGCTTCCTACCATACCATCCCTTGGTGTGATGGGCGTATTTCTGGCAGAACCGATCAGTAATTTTATAGGAGGAAGTGCAAGCTTTCTTACGATGCTTGTCAGTGTGTATCGAAAACTTCCAGCAAGAGATGACAGAATCGCTAGTCTTGAAGAGATGTCTATGGTACAATAA
- the ruvA gene encoding Holliday junction branch migration protein RuvA encodes MIAFIKGVIHSYTNDSLIIENNGMGYRVYISNPAAVKLNAEVTLYTYMHVREDALTLFGFTTMEEHDLFLQLISVKGVGPKTALAMLGVCPAKEMIMAIEQNDVKKLKSLPGIGAKTASQIVLDLKGKLVEEVSEIEVEENLELADAIEALKALGYKTSELNSIKKELLALDHKTSDQYVRSALTMLAKRKGV; translated from the coding sequence ATGATAGCATTTATAAAAGGTGTAATACACAGCTATACCAATGATTCTTTGATTATTGAAAATAACGGGATGGGATATCGTGTATATATCTCTAATCCAGCGGCAGTGAAATTAAACGCCGAAGTGACATTGTATACATATATGCATGTTCGTGAAGACGCACTGACCCTGTTTGGGTTTACAACGATGGAGGAACATGATTTATTCTTACAGCTGATATCAGTTAAGGGAGTAGGACCAAAAACCGCTTTAGCAATGCTGGGCGTATGTCCTGCGAAGGAAATGATCATGGCAATCGAACAAAATGATGTGAAGAAATTGAAATCACTGCCTGGCATCGGCGCAAAAACAGCTTCCCAGATTGTATTAGATTTAAAAGGCAAATTAGTGGAAGAAGTAAGTGAAATCGAAGTAGAAGAAAACTTGGAACTTGCGGATGCAATCGAGGCTTTAAAAGCACTGGGATATAAGACAAGTGAATTAAACAGCATCAAAAAAGAATTATTAGCGTTAGATCATAAAACTTCTGATCAGTATGTAAGAAGCGCTTTGACAATGTTAGCGAAAAGAAAAGGAGTCTAG